The Ferviditalea candida genome includes the window GCCGAACTGCGGGCGGTAAACTGTTGATTCGCATCAATTAACGGCTGTGCAGAAACGGACTTTTTGGATACCGGGAGGTTGCCTTCATGAAAAAATATTTTACCGTGGAAGAAGCGAATGCCCTGATTCCTGCCGTGAATCGGGATTTGACACGTCTGCAGGATATCACGCAGAAATTTGAAGAGAAGCTCCAGATTCGCGAGCTTCTCATCTCAAAAAAGCTGGTTTTTCAAGGGAGTCCGGACGTTGATCCGGTTTTTACTCTGGAATGCGAGATGGATTTTCTGCAGATGGAAGCTAATATGCTCATCCAAAGCATTCGCAGCAAGGGAGCCGATTTGAAGGACATCGAAACCGGTCTGGTTGATTTTCCGTCGAAGATCGGCGCAGAGGAAGTGCTCCTCTGCTGGAAACAGGGTGAGGAAAGAATCCGCTACTATCACGGTCTGTTCGACGGATTCGTCGGCCGTCGTCCGCTGGACGAAGCATAAGAAGCGTTTCTTACGTCATTCATTCCAAGCCTGCGGATGGCTGTCACTGACATACTCGGCGGCAGCGGCGTTGGACTCGGCTTGGGCGGCGTCTTTGCAGCCGGGAATAACACTGGTGACGGCCGGATGCTTCAGACACCAGGCCAAAGCCCATTGCGCCATGTTCATGCCCTGCGGCACTTCATTGCGGCGGATTTGCTCTGCCATCTCCAATTTCTCATTGGTCTGTTCAGCGTCATGCCTGGATCTAACGTCATTGGCCGCAAAAACCGCTCCAGGCTTATATTTCCCGCTGAGATATCCGCTGGCCAGCGGTACGCGGGCAAGAACCCCCAATTGCTGACGCTCGCAGGAGGCAAAGACCTGATCCTCGGGATTGCGGTCCAAACGGTTATAGACGACTTGAATCGCCTCGGCTTTTACTTTCGAAGCGGCGTCGGTTTGCCCGATGTTGTTATTTTTCGCTATCGAAATCCCAAGATGCCTTATTTTCCCGGCCTGCATCTGTTTATCCAGGACTTTCCACATATCGTCATTATCGAAGCATTCGTCGGACGGTGAATGGGATTGGTACAAGTCGATATAGTCCGTGTTCAGCGCTTTTAGCGATAAATCCAGCTGCTTCAAAACCTCATCCGCGGAACAGTGGGTGGTCCGGTCGAGATGGCTGTGGAAACGGTGGCCGAACTTGGTCGCGACGATCCAATCTTCCCGCCGCCGCCGTCTGAGATAATCGCCGATCAGCGATTCGGACAGATGGTCTCCGTAGCATTCCGCGGTATCGATCAGATTAATCCCGAGTTCCATTGCCTTATCAAGGATTTCATCAACTTCCTTTTGGGTGAAGTCCTTTCCCCATTCTCCGCCGAATTGCCAGGTTCCCACGCCGATAACGGACACCTTCATATTCGTTTTTCCCAGCCTGCGGTATTTCAATTGACTCATCTCCTTCAATATTTGAAAAATTTACATTTGATTTTTGTAAAGGAACGTGGTATATTACTTTTTGCCGCTTCAAAATAACATCGGCGGATCACTTCTTTATCTGTATGCGGGTGTAGTTCAATGGTAGAACTCCAGCCTTCCAAGCTGGTAGCGTGGGTTCGATTCCCATCACCCGCTTTCTTGAATGCCACTTTGCTCGAAATGGAAAGCGAACCCCAAGGGTTCGACCGTCCGTGAAGGCTTCCTTGAGATGACGGAACAGGACGAGCGTCCGAATTAACCATGCTGCCGCCCGGAGGGCGGCTTTTTTGATCGGGAAATTCGGAGTATTCCCATCACCCGCTTTTTTAAAAAACCTTTACAAAATAAACTTTTCGATGACATGCTTTACGCCCTGTTCATTATGGGTCAGGGTGATGTAGTCCGCGATTTGCTTCAGGGCGGGTACCGCATTGCCCATAGCCACTCCGACTCCGGCAGCGGCAATCATATCCTGGTCGTTCCAACTGTCGCCGATGGCGATGACATTCTCGGGTTCAAAGCCGTAATGGCGCGCCAATAGCTTCAGCGCCTGCCCCTTAGTAGCCTCCGCGTTGGTGATTTCCAAGAAATGCGGCTTGGATTTTGTAATATTCACCTGTTTCCCAAAGATTTCCTCCAATTCCGGTTGGATTTGGTCAAGCTCTTCAGGCTGCTCAATGAACAGCAGCTTCAGCATCGGCTGATCCGAAAGCCCGGAGAAATCAGAAAGCACGCGATAAGGCACATTCGAAATGCGGGAGTATTCTCTGGCCTTTTCGTTGTCGTCTTTTACAAGCAACTCGTCGTTATAATACAGCTGTAAATGAAGCGAACGGCTTTCCGCGTATTCGATCAGCTTGCGGACGATGCTGCCGGGTACGCTGCGCTCATAAAGCACTTTATCGTCCAGCGAATTTTTGACGAGGGCCCCTTGGTATGTAATGATCGGAACGTTCAAATTCAGCTTTGCGGCGACCTGTTTGGCGGAAGCGAACATCCGGCCCGTCGCCAAGGTAACGATTACTCCTTTGTTTGCAGCAAGCCGCAGCGATTCTTTCGTTTCGTCGGGAATTTGCCGCTCATCGTTTAAAAGCGTATCGTCGATATCGATCATCAGCATTTTGTACATTTTTCTCCCACCCCGCAACGTTCATCCGAAAATCGTAAGCCATCCTACATTATAAACTTTTCCTAATGGCTGCGCCAGTTTAACGAGATTCCGGAAAGATGAAACAAATAAAACTCTTCGCTTCATGGCGCTGCTTGCTTGAAACCTGATTCATTATTGCTTATAATTACGTATAAATCGCGTGAACAGCAGCATATTGAAAAAATGTGATGATGGGGAAGAGTAAGCAGTGCCTCTTTACAGGGAAGGAATGCCGAAGACTGAGAGCATTCCCGGAGAATCAGGCTGCCGAAGTTCACTCCGGAACAGTTCTCTGAAACCGGCATTTCCATGAATGCGGATCGGCTTTTCTGTGATCCTGCGGCTGCCGGCGTGTAGGAGAGACCGGTTTTGCATAAACCGTTAATGATTGAAGCGGGAACGCTAGTCCTGTCCGGTTATTTTGAAGTGCCGGGCAAGCGGTCGGGAAATACTCCGAAGCTGGAGATCCGGCGGCAGGCGTTCCAATAAGGGTGGTACCGCGGCTCATTCGTCCCTTGTCAGGGGAGAAGAGCCTTTTTTTGTTGTGCGTGGTGTTTGCCGGACGAATTTGTTTTCGTGATTATTATTCAAAATGACAGTTTTTTCGGTAAAGGGATGCCACTCCACCACTCTTAAAACCAGGAATAGGATTAACTTTTATATGTGAATTCCCGGTTTTAAAGGTGTAAAAGTTTTTGGAGAAAACCGCATCGGGAGCATAAGCTTAAACTTTTCATGCCATTCCCTTTCCCTCCATACCCATTTGAATAATTTATCGATTCACAATGTTGCATTTGTCCGACAGACTGTAAGGATGGTTATAATTAAATGGAAATCAGGGAGGCAATGAACGGCATGAGAGATCGACTGGAAACAATGAAGTCCGAAGCTTTGGAGGAATTGAAGCGGGCCGAAGATATTCAGACCTTGCAGGAATTGCGCGTCAAATATCTGGGCAAGAAGGGCATCCTTACTGAAATTTTGCGGGGCATGGGCGGCTTGAGCGCCGAGGAGCGGCCGGTCATCGGCCAGCTGGCCAATGACGTGAGGGCGTCTATTGAAGAAGTTATTGCGGAAAAGCAAAACAAGTTTCAGCAGGCCGAAACCGAGAAAC containing:
- a CDS encoding DUF2203 domain-containing protein, which encodes MKKYFTVEEANALIPAVNRDLTRLQDITQKFEEKLQIRELLISKKLVFQGSPDVDPVFTLECEMDFLQMEANMLIQSIRSKGADLKDIETGLVDFPSKIGAEEVLLCWKQGEERIRYYHGLFDGFVGRRPLDEA
- a CDS encoding aldo/keto reductase, translated to MKYRRLGKTNMKVSVIGVGTWQFGGEWGKDFTQKEVDEILDKAMELGINLIDTAECYGDHLSESLIGDYLRRRRREDWIVATKFGHRFHSHLDRTTHCSADEVLKQLDLSLKALNTDYIDLYQSHSPSDECFDNDDMWKVLDKQMQAGKIRHLGISIAKNNNIGQTDAASKVKAEAIQVVYNRLDRNPEDQVFASCERQQLGVLARVPLASGYLSGKYKPGAVFAANDVRSRHDAEQTNEKLEMAEQIRRNEVPQGMNMAQWALAWCLKHPAVTSVIPGCKDAAQAESNAAAAEYVSDSHPQAWNE
- a CDS encoding Cof-type HAD-IIB family hydrolase, with the protein product MYKMLMIDIDDTLLNDERQIPDETKESLRLAANKGVIVTLATGRMFASAKQVAAKLNLNVPIITYQGALVKNSLDDKVLYERSVPGSIVRKLIEYAESRSLHLQLYYNDELLVKDDNEKAREYSRISNVPYRVLSDFSGLSDQPMLKLLFIEQPEELDQIQPELEEIFGKQVNITKSKPHFLEITNAEATKGQALKLLARHYGFEPENVIAIGDSWNDQDMIAAAGVGVAMGNAVPALKQIADYITLTHNEQGVKHVIEKFIL